The DNA sequence TAGGCAAGAAATCTCGAAGCTCAGTTGGACGAGCAGATGAATTCATATAGGAGGATTGTCTCTGCAAAGGCTTCTTCTAAAGCTGATGCAACAGAGACAGATGTTGAAACTGGGATAGATCGACTACTGAAACAGCTTGAACAAGTAAATATACAAATGCAAGCTTGGGTATCATCTGGAGGATCGGAGATGGTTTCTCATACTTTGACACGGCATCAAGAAATTCTACAAGATCTTACGCAGGTATTTGGCACTGATATTGGTTAATAAGGCCATTGTTTCGAGATTTGATTTGGCCTAAGCACCAAATGATACTTCAAAGTACAGCTAACTTGAGATCTTTGAGTCTTAGCTGTGTGTTTGGTCACTCATCAGAAAATGAGACTGGACAGGATAAAATAGGACTGTATAAGAACTTTTCTTGATCTCTCATATATTCTAGTCTCATCCTAGTAGAACAATAAAAAATCAGGGATTCAAAGATATCATGCCCTATGATATTTCACCGATTGGCGTGCGTATGATAAGTCCCGAGCCAACTAATTAAGACATTAATTGCAAAATGCAAGCGTTTTCAAAAGTAGTTCAATCTTAGGAAATGATTGATTTATAGGGAAAGTTTTTATCTGTGCAAACCATCAAAATTGGCAGATGGACTGCCCATTCCTCTCTTGATTCAAATTTACTTCATGAAGGTCACTAAACATTATTCATAAATCATGCTAACTTCAATTGGTTGCATACTGGCGGCAGAGGAATCATTATCATTCTCGTTGTACCACAAATACTGGAGCTAGCTCTGCATCCTGAATTCTTGTCCTTTAGAGAAAAACTAACTACATAGCCTTCTACTATTAAGTGGCGTCGATTTCATTTTGCGTGGTTTTTTAGCACATTGTCTATGTGATCTAAATAGTCTATGTTTTTTCTTCATGTTTCCACCGTCTTAGgtctttcctttcccttttcacTTGCACACTCACCAAACTTGCCAATCAAAAGACCTGCAGATTACCATGAGTTGCTGATCTTTTTATCACATGTGTCCTTTCAAAAGAGAACTTTTTCTTCTGGTGCCCCTTGACTCTGGCAGTGGCCTCAACTCCATTCTCGTTGTACATAATTTACTTCCACTTGCCTACCTGCAAACTGCAATTCTTCCCTACTTTCAGATTATCATACATGTGAGCATCTTCagtttaataaatattttgtacTGCATTTTGCTCTTTACTTTGCTGTTACTCTTGCGTGCAGGGGAATATTTTCTTGCTAGGTTCCTAGTAACTGTAACTGTAACTGAAATATTCTTGTTATGGTCAGGTGGCTGTGTAATATGTCAAACTGAGcaaagtaatttcttttagGGGGATATTATAAGCTGGACAGTTTAACGCAGTTATCCTTCATATTTCTATTGGCAATCTAGTGAATTGGAATGCTAATTAGGGAAAGCAAAGGTCACTTATACTTAGAGATGCTCAAGTTAATGAAGATTAGAAGACATGACTTTATCTTTTCTTAAAAGGGCACGACTTTGTCACCTCGAGTCTCTCTGTTCAACTGAAATACCTCCTTTCTTGATCCTATTTCTTCCACTTTAACTGATCAAAAGATAAAAGTAGCGTCTTTCACTTTCCTtcacatgctctctctctcaaaatattGGTTGCTCTATGTAAGAAGGGGAATCTGTTCCTATTTCTTGGGGACATGGAATGTTATTTATCAAATTTGCTGGTATGGATGGGATCTTTATCTTTCCATGACTAACTCTCTTTTGGGTTATATTCTCACTATTCATTTGGGTTTTGAGGAAACTTCTCCCTTAAACTTCTAGTTCTATGCCTCATAGAATTGGCTGAATTACCTTAATTTACATCACTGCAGGAGTTCTATCGACTTCGATCCAGCCTAAGAGCTAAACAAGAGCATGCCTCACTCCTTGAGGATTTTAGGGAGTTTGATAGGACAAGGCTGGACTTGGAAGATGGCCACGGTTCACCAGAGCAAGCCCTTCTTAAGGAGCGTGCAACCATTGGAAGAAGCACAGGACAGGTATGCACTATTGGCTTTTAAAATCATGGTATAACAATTTGCTTATTGCCGGTGAAAATAAAGATAAACTATGACGCAGAGTGTGCCAGTAGTGAGGTTATTGTTTGTTTTGGTTGTTGAGGTGCCACATGTAGTTTTGTTCATTCTATAGGGTGTTGACGTTTCGGTATTAGGTTACAACAATAACAGCTTGGCATGGCTATTATATACATCCCATGTGTATTATCAGCAACTCCCAATTTCGTGGGCATTTCACTGTTTactattttgtttttgtcataACCTGCGGTTGTTATGGAGATACCTTGATATATTCTACTGGAATCTTCTCAGTTGGCATGGTATCAGCTTCAATCATGGTTCTctatattttttgcttttgcaatgTTGGCTAGAATCTGAACACGTCCCAGTTTCTTTAGTATCAATTTTTAGCTACATCTGCTCTTTCACCACTTGGGCTTCCTTAACGACAAATAGCGTGATGGTTGTCCACATATTCTTTTGTGATCAGTGATCAGTTCGGTGTGGTGTGGGAATGCCAATTTCTACCTCACTATAAAAATGTAGGTTTGGACTTAGGTTCTTTGTATGGATGAATATCTTGGCAAAATGAAAAGCCTTAGTTTATTTGTTGGACCAGCTTATTGAACACGTTCCTCTGCTGCAGATGGATAATGTCATATCTCAAGCACATGCGACACTTGGTGCCCTTGTTTTGCAACGTTCCACTTTCGGGGGCATCAATTCAAAACTTAGCAATGTTAGCAGCCGCCTCCCATCGGTACGTGATTATTTCGTTTATAAAATTTTGTGGAACACGACCAAATGTTTTAAAACTGTAAGTTGATAGATGAATGGATGGATTACATTTAAACGCTCTAAATACTTTCTCTGACGCATAGGCTGGACTTTGACCTTAGACTAAAGGATGTGTAATGAGGAGGCAAATACGAGATCTGGAATGATAGAACTCATGACCTCCTGCTATGATAATGTGAGGTTATATGAGACtacaaccaactgctctaaatgCTTAAACTGATAGGTGAACgcataatttaataattaattatgctacATCAGTATACATATTAGGGATAACACGTTTGGGGACTTGAAAGAATGGTTGCATGAAGCCACAAAATGTCATAGTGATGGCATAATGTAAAAAGCTATGAGTGCCTTCGATTAAGTTTTCTCCTGGTATTCTCTTTTAAGCAAAACAAGATGTCAGGGATACTGATATTGAAAGGGTAAACATGATGGGAAGCAAAATCCCTGTAAATAATAGATCAAGTATGAAGGACGGATGGCTCTATGTTTTCTTAGCTCACATGTAATTTCAACACTCGTTGTATAAACTGATGTAATTTTCTCTGATATGTTGCTGCAGGTTAATCAAATTCTCTCGGCaataaagaggaaaaagtcTATGGATACGATCATACTCTCTCTTGTTGCTTCCGTTTGCACATTTCTCATTTTCATATATTGGCTGAGCAAGTAACGGTGCCATTTTTAGCATTTCTAGTGGGTTGCCAGTATGGGCCAATTTCTCGATATTTTGTAATTAGTTTTTCTGTAGAATGCCTCAACTGTCTTTCTATACCTTTTCTTTATCCTCCAAATGGATGCTGTATCTGCATTTTACTGTTTATAAAGATAATACCAGATGCACTTCAAGGCTTTTGGGTCCACCATTATCTTTGTAGAGCTTTCGAACTCATTCTCCATTACCCATTGCTTGAAGAGAATATTGTGATAATGCCATAATGGTGTTGAGGCAATCCCAACGGTGACCAACAACTGGGTAAACCTACAGCGCTTCTGTTTAGTCATTTACCTGCCTTTGCCTGGGGAATGTTTTTTCGTTGCAAGGCTACAGGGCATATGAAATCCAATGTTTGTTATGAGGGATATTCATGATGATACGCTTTATGAGCAGTGTGGCATAGCACGTGTGTATACTCCCACTATTGAGTTCGAACTATGTTTTTCTCAAATGTTCTGAGTTTGATCTGGATTTTGAGTTTCGTATATTGAGGGTGAATTAGTGGTAGGGATGATGTTGTCACTGCAATAAATTTTTTCCAGCTATGAggattttatttctatttacaACTTTGAAATTGATTGTCCTCACTGGtaaatcaaatgaaaattgaCGTCACACTCGAGCTTGTTTAGATTATTCACTTGAATACCTGTGATGACCATGTGGAAAGAAAAACTTTCCTTCCACTAAAACGAGTGAAGTAGAATTGTTCTCCAAGTCAGCCATCAAGTGGGGCTGAAACCTGAAAGCGGAGAAGCTAAGAAGATACCTGTACAACTACATCTGTATTTGCTGCAACCTGAAAGCGAAGAAGCTAAGAAGATACCTATACAACTACATCTGTATTTAATGACTGAGCCAAAAAGTGACCGACTCTTAGGACCACTTCTCCAAGACATTAAGCTGGCCAAGGTCCACTCATCTCGCAAGGAAGAGGCAGGGGAGGGGGGATGCGGGGATAACATAATGCGCCCGCAACCCTTTAGAGAGAAGAGTTCCATGTACATTGGGTTAGTGCCTGATTTTCAAATCTGAAAGGGACAATACTTTTTGCTTGGGGACATTTACTTTTACTGATCCTCTCCTTTTCATTACGTCGCGAAAATGATATGTTCAATACGATTGGCTAGGGAGTACAATTATTTGACGAGTTTGTCAACGGCATGCCTAATTTGAAGGTCTCAATCTTAGGGCATTGTGTTACACTTCTACTGTCCATCTGTTCTAGATAATCCAGGGAAACGAATCAAGAGAGAGGGAATGACATTTTCTGATCATAGAACTGCAATTTCAATAGTCTAAACAAAGTTTTAGTTGTAGGCTTCTAGTTATGAAGATTACGATATTTCAGTCTCTCTGCCCTTACAGAACCTTAAAAGCATGAGGGTAGGTGTTATAATGAGATGGGGTTTCATTTCTCTCAGGTGCTAAGGAGGAGACAAATTGTCACCACTTCGGTTGGATAAGGTTGAAGTTCCTGTAACTTTAAAACTATTTGACAAACTTTAAATATACAAAATGAACGGACAGAGAAATCTAGAGAGATACCCCGGCCCAATTTGATTGGACAAGGCAGACTTAACGTCACCTAACAAAGGAATCATGTCTAACATATGTGCAGGAGAAGATCAAACGGTTGAAAAGCAAGTGCTTTTACAACCAGTTAAGACTGTTATGCATGCCCATCATTCACTCTTTCCTGACTAACATGCGAAGGACGGCAATCCAGGAGCATATCAAGGGCCCTTTCCATCAACTCCTCCATCCACCTGTCTGCCACTTGTTTGTGAGCTAAATCTTTCGCCACCGCGAGACGACAAACGAATCTTCTGTTCCCATGTGGATTGAATTGGACTTTTCATTTGTGCACATGAAGTTTTTGATTGGGAACCACCCCCACAAGTTTGACTGTTAGTGTTGGCAATAGAGACAAAAGTTTAGAAGAGAGGGATTTGTACTTCCAGTTTTCCTTTCAATCAAGATTCAAGGTCTGAAGGCCAATGGAGCACCAGTTTACTTCGAGAAAGATGCCCCAAGTTGAAGTGATGTTAGGGTCGTAGGAGTCATATTTAGGTGTTTGTCAAAATCAGGTCATGTTGGTCTGAAAAAATCACACAAAGTAGGCTGAGCTCTACACCTGTTCACACTTGACAGATACCTATTTCTCTACCGTGCTTCTAGGTCATAGCTTGCCAATTTACCGTACAGCATATTATTTATGTGAGGTGCCCAGTAATTGCAAGACAAACTATGACTACGAGCTTAAGTTACTTTACGATTTTGATAGTGCTACTGAATTTAGCATGTCCATGGAATTCAATGAAGATGATGCTCAAA is a window from the Rhodamnia argentea isolate NSW1041297 chromosome 8, ASM2092103v1, whole genome shotgun sequence genome containing:
- the LOC115738081 gene encoding Golgi SNAP receptor complex member 1-1, encoding MDVPSSWDALRKQARNLEAQLDEQMNSYRRIVSAKASSKADATETDVETGIDRLLKQLEQVNIQMQAWVSSGGSEMVSHTLTRHQEILQDLTQEFYRLRSSLRAKQEHASLLEDFREFDRTRLDLEDGHGSPEQALLKERATIGRSTGQMDNVISQAHATLGALVLQRSTFGGINSKLSNVSSRLPSVNQILSAIKRKKSMDTIILSLVASVCTFLIFIYWLSK